The Spiroplasma citri genomic sequence TCTTTCCTTTTTTTTACTTTCTTCTATTGTTCTTTTAAATTTTTTAATTTGTGATATATGCTTTTTAACTTCATAAAATAAAATAATAAAAATAAATGTAAAAAAAGAAATAAAATATCGTATATTACTCTTTTATTTGAAATAAAACCGAAAATAATTAAAATAAAACTAATTAAAGATAAAAAATAGACAAAAGAATATAATAAATTATTAATAATAAACTGTTTTTTATTTTGTTTTTTCATTAGTTAAAATCTCCTAACTAAATATTTGTTTAATAAACATTGTTATATTTAATGTTTATCTATTGTTTATTTAATGTTTAATAAACATTGTTATTAACATTATTAAAAATATAAAATAGTAAAAATTGGCACACTTAAAAATACTATTAACAAGTTTAATAAAAGAAATATAAAATTAAAATTAATAAATCAAATAACATAACTAGTGTGCCATAGATGAGTTATTCATCTTGTTATATTAGAATTATTTAATTTTACTAAAAAAGATTTTTAAATACCCAGTTTTTCAATCAACCTCTATCCTTGAATTTTCCAAATTATTATAAAGTCAAATTTTTTCTTTGTTTATATACTTAATTTGATTTAATAAAACTTTCTGATTTTGACAAGTTCATAAAATTTTATTTGTTTCAAATTTTTCGGTGATAAATGATGATAATTTATAACAATTAATAACATCACATATTTTTTGTTGTTTAATTTTCATTTTTATAAATCAAATTTAATATTGACTATAATAAATATTCTGTTTTTCCGCGATGTTTAACTTTATGAACTCGCTTTGGCATTATCAAAATTATATGAAAAATTATAATAATGGTCCCCAAGCGCGACAAATTGGTGCTCATTTAGAAGGACCTTTCATTTCTCATAATTTTAAAGGTGCTCATGATGAAACATTATTGCAAGCACCAAATCTTCATCTTTTAGAAAAATGAATGAAAGTTTTAAATAATAACATTCGGATTGTTACATATGCACCCGAAGAAAAGAAAATGGTACTTTTACACAGTTTTTATTAGAACATCAAATTTTACCATCAATTGGCCAATCAAATGCGACATATGATTTAGTAGCAAAACGAGTAGCAATGGGAGTACACCATGTGACGCACTTGTATAATGCTATGAGTAAATATGATCATCATCAGCCAGGAGTTGTACCGGCAGCATTAAATTTTGATGAAATTTTATGTGAACTAATTAGTGATGGGATTCATATTGATCCAAATATTATTAATTTAACTTATAAAATTAAAGGAGCAAAAGGAATTTGTTTAGTTACTGATGCAATGCTTGCAAAAGGATTGCCTGATGGTGAATATCAGTTTGGACCATTGCCAGTTGTTAAAACCTGGACAGCAAGTTGTCATTAAAGGAACAACTACAATTGCGGGGTCAGTTGCAACATATGATTATTGTGTTCGTAATTTTCATCAGTTCATTACAAGATTTGGCATTAGTTGCTAGTACTAATATTGCCAAACAATTAGGAATTTATTCAACGACTGGCTCAATTGCGGTTGGTAAATTAGCAGATTTAGTTATGTTAGATGTTGATTTAAAAGTTTTAATGACTTTATGTGAAGGTGAGATTGCTTATTCACAGCATAATTTAACACAAAAATAAAGTTTTGTTTTAATAAATTATAAAACAATAGGAGGAATAAAAAATGAAATTAATTATTGTTGAAGATAAAAATGCAATTGGAAAAGTTGTTGGACAAATCTTTGTGAATTATGTGCAACAAAATCCAAAAGTTGTTTTTGGTTTAGCAGCTGGTTCATCACCAGAAACAACTTATCAATATATTATTGAAGATTATAAAAAATAAGACAGACTGAAGTAAAGTAACGACTTTTAACTTAGATGAATACATTGGTTTAGAACCAAACCACCCACAAAGTTATCGTTATTTCATGATGAAAAATTATTTAATCACTTAAATATTGGTTGCATAAAAAAAGTAGGGTATAAAAATATAAAGAAATTAAATAAGAATAATTAAACCATTTACTAAAATGGTTTTTTTATTTGAAAAAACCTAAAATAACTAATTGATTCAAAACAAGGACAGCATCTTTATATATTTATAATTTTTAAAATAATAAAAAGTTGTTTCCTTTCTGAAAAAAACCATATTAAATTAAGAAATTAGTAAATAACACACATACTAACTTAGTAAAGGTGTTGTCCTTGTTTTGTTTCACTTAGTTATATTAATAAATCAATCGTTAAATATTATATTGGAGAAATTAAAAATGGAAAAAAATCAATATTATGATTAAATGCAGTAAATGGATATACCGTTAAAATTTTCGTTAAAGTCTCATCACTACCAGTAATCATTGCTTGACAATATTTGGTAATTCCTTCTTGCGGCACTACTTGAGCAAATTTTTGAAAACTAGCAATTGTTCCTTTTTCAATATCTTTCCCATACCCACCATGAACATGACAGTCAATAAAACCAGGCATAATAATTGCTTGTTGCAAATCATAACCCACTTGGTCAGTTTGACCAGCTGTAATTTTAGCAATTTTATCATCTTTAATTTCAATTCAACCATTTGAAATTATTTGTTCTTCACAAACTATTTTTGCATTTTTTAAAATAATTTTGTTTCTCTCATCTTTCTATCTTAAAACTTAAAATTTATTGGTAGTTTTTTAAGATCAAAGGTAACTTTCTTATGCCCCAAGCAACGGTAAAGCAATGCTAAAATTAACATATGATTATTTTCCCGAACCAAGTAAGTTTGCTTTCCAACCGTAATTTTGACCCCAATATCAATAAATTCAACATTTGAAATATCTGTTAAATTAAACTGTACTACTTTCTTGTTATTATTCTTATCTAACCCATCAATAATAAACCGCTTATTAGTAATTAATAAAACACCCTTACAAAAAAAAATGATATCTTTATGTGTTGTAAAAAGATGAATATTAACAGCATTATTTTTAAAATGACACTTTTCCTTCGGCTGTAAATCAAATGCCACTGGCAAAACTTTTAAAGGTCGTCATAATGTAAAATTAACCTCTTCAACATTATAAATAAACTCTTGTTCACGACCAGTTAAAACTAAATTTAGTTTCCGTTGATATTTATAAAATCGGTGAATAAAATCTTGAGTATAAGCAAAATTTTTTAAAATTCAACGTTTAAAAATTCAATATTTAAAATTACGGAAATTCTCAGTTCCCATCTTTTTTTGATAACGGTCTAAAACAAAGCGCGGTTTATATTTAAAATTATATTCATTTAACGTAAACTTTCACTCTTCACGTTTTAAATAAAAGGTTATATCTTTTGTTAATCTTGAAAACATTACCATCACCTTTATTAATTATATAACAAAATTAAAAAACTCTAAATTAATCATAGATTAATTTAGAGTCTAGGGTTATTTTTAACTAAATTCAATGGTGGTTCAGGACAGAATTGAACTGCCGACACTTTGAGCTTCAATCAAATGCTCTACCAACTGAGCTACTGAACCACGATTGGCGGTCTTGACGGGACTTGAACCCGCGATCTCCTCTGTGACAGAGAGGCATGATAACCACTTCACTACAAGACCATTGGTTGCGGGGGCAGGACTTGAACCTGCGACCTTTGGGTTATGAGCCCAACGAGCTACCACTGCTCCACCCCACAATTTTAATACTATCACAACTTAACTTTTAATTGCAAGTTTTTTTCTGAAAAATGGCGGAAGATGAGGGATTCGAACCCCCGCGCGGCTTTCACCGCCTGTCGGTTTTCAAGACCGATCCCTTCAACCAGACTTGGGTAATCTTCCAAAAATGCTTGTAAAGCAACTAAATAAATAATAAATGGTGGACCCTACTGGACTTGAACCAGTGACCATCCGGTTATGAGCCGGATGCTCTAACCAACTGAGCTAAGGGTCCATGGTAGCGAGAAAGAGACTTGAACTCTTGACCTCCCGGGTATGAGCCGAGCGCTCTAACCAGCTGAGCTATCCCGCCATATCAAGTTTAATTGCTTTATTAATTATTAATGGTGGACCCGAACGGGATCGAACCGTCGACCCCCTGCGTGCAAGGCAGGTGCTCTCCCAGCTGAGCTACGGGCCCAAAATAGTATAAAAATGGTCGGAAAGACAGGATTCGAACCTGCGACCCCTCGGTCCCAAACCGAGTGCTCTACCAAGCTAAGCTACTTTCCGAAAAAAAATAACATTTAAATAAATGGCGCGCCCAGAAGGATTCGAACCCTCAACCTTTTGATCCGTAGTCAAACGATCTATCCAATTGATCTATGGGCGCATAAGAAATAAAACAATATTTAAATGTTGAGTAGATTTAAATGGAGGCACTAGTCGGATTCGAACCGACGATCGGGGAGTTGCAGTCCCATGCCTTAGCCACCTTGGCTATAGTGCCATAAAATCTAAACCCCTACTATATTATCATATTCATAATTCATTTCAAGATAAATAAATAAAAAACTTAAATTCATTTTATTATTTTTATTTACTCAACAGCAATTAAAAATGGGTATAATGTTTGATCACCATCAATAAATTCATATTCAACATCAAAACTTTCATCGAGATATTTTCGAATTGCATTAATATCTCGTGTTTCTGCTTCTTCACCAGTAAAAATTGTTACAATTTCTGTTGATTTTGTAATTGCTCGGTCAAACAAGTATTTCATTGTTCGTGATAAGGTTGGAAATGAACAAATAATTTTTTTATTCATAATCCCCATATACTCCCCTTTGTTAATTTTAACACCATCAATTGAAGTTGTTTTTGCTGAAACAGTAATTGATAAACTTGTCACATTTTTAATACTTGCTTTTAATGTTGAATAAATCTTTTTCGGTGCTTCTCCTGGTTCAAATGATAAAGCTGCTACCATTCCTTCTTGAATTGATGTTGTTGGCACAATATATACATTTGACTTACGTTCAACTTTGGCTGCTTGTTGTGCTGCTAAAATTGCATTACTATTGTTTGGCAAAATAAACACATCAACCGCATCAACTGCTTCAATTGCATTTAAATAATCATCAGTTGATGGATTCATTGATGCTCCACCATTAACAGTAAATTGAATATTTAAATCAGTTTTGAAAAAATTGGCAATTCCATTTGATGGTGTAACGGCAATAATAGCCGCAGAATTTTTTAATTGCCGGTCAACTTTAATTGTCTTAACATGTTTGGCTGCTTGTAAATTCATATTTTCAATTTTAATATTCTTAAACTCACCATGTTGTTGTAAAAAAGTTACAATATAACCCGGAAGTAAAGTATGAACATGAACTTTTAAAATATCATTATCAACAACTGCAACAATTGATTTTCCACCTTGATCTTCTAATGTTTGGCGAATTTGCATTATATTAATTTTATTAATATGCTTATTATCTAACATTACAATTGCCTCAGTACAATAACCAAATTCTTCGTTTTGCAAATCCATAACAACATTATCACCAGTATTTTCAACTTGTTTTTTTCGTTGTGGCACAATTTTTCCTGTTTTTCAATATTCTGTAATGCCTTCAAATATTTTTACTAAACCAAAACCACCTGAATCAACAACACCAACTTCTTTCAAAACTGGTAGTAACTCCGGAGTATGATTCAATGACTCAGTTGCAAAATCAACAATTTTTTGGAATAACTCTGGAACAGAGATTTCTTTTTCTAATGTTGAAACATGTTCCGCAGTTTCACGGATTACAGTTAAAATTGTTCCTTCAACCGGTTTCATCACCGCTTTATAAGCAACTTCATTAGCTTGTGAAATTCCTACTTTAACTGAATCAAAATTTAATTCATCAAATTCTTTTAAACCATTGGCAAAACCACGAAAGATCTGCGATAAAATAACACCTGAATTGCCACGTGCCCCCATAATTAAGCCACGCGCAAAAACATCAGCAACCTTACTAATTGATTCCGAATTGAGTTCATTAATTTCCTTAACAGCATTAGTCATCGTTAAATTCATATTTGTTCCTGTATCTCCATCAGGAACTGGAAAAACATTTAATTTATCAATTTCTGGATAAAAATTATATAAATTATTATAACCGCTGATCAGCGAATCTTTAAAAGATTTTGCATTAAATTCCATTTCTATCACCTTTACATTTTTCATCAATTAAGTTCGCTTTTTTAGTTGTCCTAAGTGATATAATTGTAAATCTTGCATCACTCAAATATCTCATTTTAATAAAATTTCCTACCTAAATTAATAAGTCTTGAATATTTACATTCACATAAATCATAATATCATTTGAATAAATATCCAGTTTTTCTAATTCATATTTAATCCTAATTTTTATTTCTTGGGCAATATCTTTAATATTTACTCCTTCTAGCAAAATAATAAAGATTTCTATGTAAAAATTACGGCCATCTTGTCTCAATTTAATTGACTGTGAGTAATCTTTAAGTAGCATTATCACATTGTCTTCATTATTTTCAGTATCATCAACCTTTGCGAATCCAGCGACCCCAGGGACTGTAATTACTGCTGCATGAACTAAATCTGCAATTTTAGCTACATTAATTTTCTCAATCATAAAAATCACCACTAAACTAAATTAACATTATTAATTATAACGAGAAAATACAATAAAGCAATAAATTTATTATATTTTCTTAATTAAATTGTTAACTCTTTGTTGTCTTTCCCCCTTATTATTTAAAAAAATCATCAATGTTCGTTAGCATATGACTAGGACTAACAAGTTTTTCTAATGTTTTCTCTTCCGCTAATATTAATTCTTGATACTTTAAAACAAAGTCTTTTGTATTAATTTCTTTTTTTTCTGAAACATTTTTAATTTTAATACATTCATTAATATCCTCTCAAGAAAATCCATGTTGTACTCTTAAAGAAGCTATTGCATGAGCAATACTATGGTTAACGATTCTTGATTACGTTTGCCACCAATTGTATTATTAAATGATAAAGTTTGAGTAAAAAAATAATGATTATTCCCTTGTTCACTTGTTTTTCGTACTGTCATTTCAATCACAATATTTTCCTCCTAGATGTAATTCTACTATAAATTAAGGATAATTACTACCTTTTAAAGTTTAATCATTAAGCAAATTATTTACTGAATACTAGGCAAATTAAATGAGCATTAATTATATAGTAACTGCAATGTTATAAATATATTATTTTTCAATAAAATAAGTTACTATATAATTAGTGTATGACTATTTTAATTAGTAAATAACATTACTTTTCAATAAAAAGGTGTAAAGATATGAATAAAATAGAATTTTTAATTAATTTAGATAAGGTGAACAGTGATTTTAAAAAATTATTAAAAGATTTTGATAAGTTAGAAAATAAATATCTTAAAATAATAAAAAAAGATAAAAATCTAAAAGAAACAATAAATTTAGAAGAATTATCAGATATTAAAAATGTTTCAAATGAATTATATACAGAAGTAATTTTCCCCTATTTTCAACATAAAAATGAAGAAATCATTCCAAATGGCCGAGAAATTATTGAAACAGTTACGGGTACTTACCAAAATTTAAAAACTAAAGTTAATAATTTTGTCTTAAACACAGACAAAGCAATAACTGATGCACAAAAAAATACCCAATGATATTTACCTAAGTCAAAGATAAATCCAATTGCAAAACCACCACGCGCAAAATTATCTGATCAAGAATTATTAAATTTAGAATCACAGCCAGGAACAAGTGGGGTTCAAGCACAAGCCAATAAAAAAAGCCCACAATCTGTTCCTTCCAAACCACATTTAACAGAGTTACAAAAAAAGAACATTATTGCAATTAACAAACAAGTAAAAAATATGACCCAACAAGAAAATCAACAGGAACAAACAACACAAGTTGAAGAAAATTCAAGATAATGTGAAGATGAATAACACTTTTAATAATGGTTTTATCCATTTTTTAACTTAAATTTAGCAAAAAACTGATGGTTTTCATAAAAATTAGATTTATACTTGCTTTTAATTTAAAAATTAGTTATTATTTTATAGTATGCAGATATAAAGGAGTGAAATTATGGCAAGAAAATGTGAAATTACTGGTAAAAGTGCTTTATCAGGAAACAAACGTTCACACGCGTTAAATGCAACCCATCGTAAATGAAATGTTAATTTACAAAAAGTAAGAATTGTTGTTGACGGTGAAGTTAAAACATTACGTGTTGCAACAAGAACTTTAAAAACATTAAAGCGTAAAGGACAAATTGCGCAATAAATAAAGTTTAAAAAAACATTGATAAAATAATAAAAAAGGAAGCATAAATTTTAAAATTTATGCTTCCTTTTTCTCTAAAATACGATAAAATTAAAAAGGTACAAATGCCCATGTGGCGGAATTGGCAGACGCAGTAGACTCAAAATCTACCGAAGAAATTCGTATCGGTTCGAGCCCGATCATGGGTACCAAATTTTAAAGTAAAAAATAATCGGTTTAAAAAACCGATTTTTATTTACTATAAATTGCGATAACTTGACCTGCTAAAACATCAATATTTCCTACTGACGCAAGAAATTCATTGCTAACTGCATTAGGCGATAATTCTACTAATTTTAATTGTTTAGCATTATATTTTAAATTACTAATCGTCACAGTTGCTGATTGTAAACTAAATAATGAAAAATAACGATAACCTGACTTTTGATAAACTTCATTCATTCCTGGTTTTAGTAAATAAGCATAAGTATTATCATTCATAAAAATGATATTGTAACAACAAATAAAATTAAAACAACTCAACTCCATATCAAATCGATTGCCTTGGGCAATAAAAATAATTTCTTGTGGGTTTAATTTTAAAGCTTCTTGTAATGCTAATTCACCATCAATATGATCTTTAATTTGGGAAACTATTAGTAACTCTTTTGCTTTATTAGCAATCAGTTTTGCTTCTGTTGTTGTCAAACTATCTTGGTCACAGCAAAAAAGATCAAAAGTAGCAAAATTTTTAATTAAATCTAAGGCACCCCGTTCAACACCAATTTTATAATAATCTTGATACTGCTGTAAATCTAAGTTTGTTTCTGAACAAACAATTAAAACTTTATTTGTTTTCATTCGCTAATAATCCTTTCAGCCGGGTTGCTAAATCTGTATGACCAAATAAATAACTACCCGCTACTAATACATCAACCCCATATTGTTTACAAAGAGTTGCAGTCTCAGCATTAATTCCTCCGTCAACTTCAATTAATGTTTTGCCATTATTTTGATCAAGATAGTCTCGTAAGGCTTTAATCTTTGTTGCTGCAGCTGAAATAAAAGTTTGACCGCCAAAACCAGGTTCTACTGTCATTACTAAGACTAAATCAAGATGTTTTAAATAAGGGAAAATAACTTTAACTGGGGTTAATGGTTTAATTGCTAACCCAATTTTTATGTTTAATTTTATTCGTAAATTTAAAAATTCAGTTAATTGTGGTGGGGTTAATGCTTCATAATGCAAAGTAATTGCTGATGCACCTGCTTTAATAAAAGGCAGCAAATAATTTTCAACACTACTATTTTTAATTTTAACCATTAAGTGACAATCAAGATACAAATCACTATAACTAGTAATATCAGCTAAAATCTTTGGACCAAAAGTTAAATTTGGTACAAAATCACCATCCATTACATCAAAATGAATTCATTGTGCGCCAGCTTCCTTAATTGTTGCTAATTCTTCTTGTAAGATTAAATAATTTGCACTTAAAACACTTGGTGCAACAAGATATTTTTTCATCATTACCTCTTTCTATTGCTCTTGCATAATGCGAACATAATCATTATAAAAAAATTGTGGAATAATATTCGCTTGAACTAATGCTTTTATTTTGCAATGCGGTTCGTGTAAATGTAAACAAGTTCGAAACTTACATTCATTAGCATATTGATTAAAAAAATGATAAGAGCGTGCTAATTCTCCTTTTTCATAATCTCTTAAATCAAATGTTGAAAAACCTGGCGTATCAGCAACCATTCCATTTAATAACTCATATAATGCGCTAGTTGTGGTTGTATGTTTTCCTCGCCCTAATGCTTTAGAAATTTCTTGCGTCTTAATTATTTCCGCTTGTAATAATGTATTTAAAGTTGACGACTTACCACTACCAGTTTGCCCAGTTAACACTGAGATTTTATTTTGAAAAAGTTGTTCAAATTGTTGTCATATTTTTTTATCATCTTTTTTATTACTAATAAAATAAACTTCATAACCTAACTTTGGATACCAGTTAAAATATTTTTGATAAAGTTCATCTGTTTTCAATAAGTCTTTTTTAGTAAAAACAATAACTGGTTTTAAGTTTTTATATTCAATAAATGCTAAATATTTATTTAATAAATATGAATTAAAAGTCGGTTCTGCCATTGCTGTAATAATAACAACTTGATCAACATTAGCAATTCGTGGACGGTATAATTTATTTTTACGAGGTTCAATTTGATAAATAATTCCTTGCTTGTCATTTTGAATTTCAAATTGAACATAATCACCAACAACTGGTTTAATTTCTTGATGACGAAATAATCCTTTTGCTTTGCAAGCATAAATTTGGTGATCAGTATCATTTTTAACATAACAAAACTCGCTAACAATGCGAATAATCATTCCTGTTTGGTGCATATTATTCTATCCTGGTAAAAACAAGCAAAGTCAAACTAAGGCACTAATAAAACTAACTAGTAAGAAACTAAATAACCAAGCAACCTTAGTTCTTAAAAATCATGGATAAGAATAATACCGATCATAAAGTTTGCGCTGTTTGCCTTTTACTTCAAACAAATTTGATAACTTTAAAGTTTTTTCAGATTGATGCTCTGGTGCTTCAATTGCTTGTAAACTATTATTAAAATCTGCTACTGTCTGAAACCGCTCACTTGGATCTTTTGAGATTGCCTTTAAAATAATATTTTCTAAACTTTGTGGTATCAACGGATTTACTAACCGTGGTCGTAATGGTAATTCTTTAACATGTTTAACCGCAACAAATGTTGGGTTTTTCCCAACAAAAGGAGCCATACCAACTGCTAACTCATACAACATAATGCCTAAAGCATAAATATCACTACGTTTTGTTGCTGGTTTTGATTGAACAATTTCTGGTGCCATGTATTTTGATGTTCCAATGATTTTACCACATTCTAAATCTTCACTATTTTCTAAAATTGCAACACCAAAATCAGCAACCTTAATTTTACCATCATATGAAATTAAAATATTTTCTGGTTTAATATCACGATGAATAATATCATTATGATGAGCTTCGGTAATAGCTAAATTAATTTCATCAAAAAAATATAATAATTCTTTAACAGTACAAGGACCTAATGTTAGTAAGCGGTCTTTTAAAGTATAACCTTTAACTAATTCCAAAACTAGACAATGACGATCATACGCTTGAAATGAGCCATAAACTTTAACCACATTATTATGGGAAAACTGCGCAATTGAATTATATTCTTTATTAAAACGTTCCACTGCTTCTTTATTTTTTGATAATGTCAATGTCATAATTTTAATTGCAACATGTCGTTTTAATAAAATATCATATCCTTCAAAAACTTCAGCCATACCACCATCGGCAATTTTAGCTAAAATCTGATAACGATTATGTAACATAGTTCCAATTGTGATTTGTTCCATCTTCTTCACCCTTTTACCTTATTATTTTAACTTGTAAACATCATAACACAAAAAACTAAGAAGAAAAAACAACAAATAAAAATAACAGCGCTTTAATCTGTTATTTCAAAAACAATTCCAGTTAAATTATCAGTTGATAGGTTTTCTAATGCCCGATCAATTAAAATTTTAACTTTATCATTTAATTTATTTGCCGATTTTAATGTTTCAATTAAATCAATTTCATCAATATAATCATGAATTCCATCGGTGGTTAATAAATACTGGCCTTTAATATCCTCAATAACATAAGTATCAATTTTTAAATTCTTTGTTGGTCCCAAAGCACTTGTTAATACTTTTCAAAAAGTATGCATATTATATTGTTTTTTATATTGACCTTGAAATTCTAATTCTTGTTTTTCTCGATACTCTGTTGAATTTTCCATATTTTGGTCAGTAGTAATTTGATAAATTTTATCATGATGTAATTTATATAACCGTGAATCACCAATATTAATAACATATACTTTTCCGTTAGCAATTAATGCAGCAACAACTGTTGTTCCCATATCACTTGTATCAGGATAAATTTGAGCATAAGTAACCATTTCTTGTTGAATTGTTAAAATTGTTTGACGAAACCATTTATTAATTTCTTCATCGGACAAATGGTTAAAATTTGTCCGTTTAAAATGTTCCACCAAACTATCAACAGCCATTTTACTGGCAACTTCGCCATGTTGATGACCACCCATCCCATCACAAACAATGGCAATATAATTGTTAAAACTATTATTGGCAAAATCAAAGTAATCTTGATTACTACTACGATAAGCACCAATATCAGTTTTGTATCCAAACCGTATTTGCATAATTATTTTCTAATAACCCCTTCATTTTTAGCTCGTAATTGACCGCAAGCAGCATCAATATCGTGACCAAATTCACGACGAACAATACAATTAATTTTTTGTTGTTGTAAAGTTTCAAAGAATTTATTAATTTTAGTACTACGTTGATGCCCATTTTCTGCAACTGTGTTATAAGGAATTAAATTAACATATGCATTTAATCCTCGAATTAATTTTGCTAATTCTAATGCTGTTTCACGACTATCATTAACATTCTCAATTAAAATATACTCAAAAGTAACACGTCGATTAGTTAACTCAATATAATAACGAACTGCATCCATTAATTTTTCTACTGGGTAAGCTTTATTAATTGGCATTAATTGATTCCGAATCGTATTGTTTGGAGCGTGTAATGAAATCGCTAAATTAACTTGCGTCTTTAACTCTGCAAATTGTTTAATTTTTGGGACTAACCCACAAGTAGAAATTGTAATATGGCGCGCACCAATTTGATAACCTTTTGGGTCATTAATAATGTTGACAAACTTAAGCGTATTATCAAAATTATCAAATGGTTCACCAATTCCCATTACTACAATATGACTCACACGTTCATTTGTTGTTGCTAGATAACGATTAACCATCATAACTTGTTGAACAATTTCTGCCGTTGATAAATTCCGTGTTTTTTTTAATAATCCTGAGGCACAAAAAGTACATGCCATATTACAACCAACTTGTGTTGTAACACAAACAGAATTACCATAACTTTGGGGCATTAAAACTGTTTCAATTTTATAGCCATCGGCTAATTGAAACAAAAACTTTACTGTTCAATCTTTCGACTGTTGTTGAACAACAATTTTTAATGGCTCAATCGTATAATATTCTTGTAATTTATTACGATCAGTTTTAGAAATATTTGTCATTTCATCAAAAGAATATATGTTTTTGACATATATTCAATCAAAAATTTGCTCTGCTAAATATTTCTTAAAACCATGCGCAACTAAATCTAACTGTAATTCTTCTTTTGGATATCCAAAAATTGATGTCATTATTTTCCACTCCATTTTTATATATTATAATTTTATCACAAAATAGCATTTGTTAAAATAGACAAAAAAAACATTAATTAAAAAATTAATGTTTTTTCATATTTATTTAATTTTAACCTTGTTTTGAGTTTAATTTTGGTGTTTCTTTATTATTACGCATTTCAGCTAATAATTCACGCATATATGGTTTAATTACTTCTTGTTCTCCACCATAAATAATTTGGACTGATTGACCACGAATAAGCATTCCGGCGCTGCCACCTAATGCTTGAATTCCATCTTGATTGACAAGTTTACTATCAACAACTGTAATTCGTAAACGTGACGCACATGAGTCAACTGCCGTAATATTATCAGCCCCAC encodes the following:
- a CDS encoding protein kinase domain-containing protein codes for the protein MEQITIGTMLHNRYQILAKIADGGMAEVFEGYDILLKRHVAIKIMTLTLSKNKEAVERFNKEYNSIAQFSHNNVVKVYGSFQAYDRHCLVLELVKGYTLKDRLLTLGPCTVKELLYFFDEINLAITEAHHNDIIHRDIKPENILISYDGKIKVADFGVAILENSEDLECGKIIGTSKYMAPEIVQSKPATKRSDIYALGIMLYELAVGMAPFVGKNPTFVAVKHVKELPLRPRLVNPLIPQSLENIILKAISKDPSERFQTVADFNNSLQAIEAPEHQSEKTLKLSNLFEVKGKQRKLYDRYYSYPWFLRTKVAWLFSFLLVSFISALVWLCLFLPG
- a CDS encoding PP2C family protein-serine/threonine phosphatase encodes the protein MQIRFGYKTDIGAYRSSNQDYFDFANNSFNNYIAIVCDGMGGHQHGEVASKMAVDSLVEHFKRTNFNHLSDEEINKWFRQTILTIQQEMVTYAQIYPDTSDMGTTVVAALIANGKVYVINIGDSRLYKLHHDKIYQITTDQNMENSTEYREKQELEFQGQYKKQYNMHTFWKVLTSALGPTKNLKIDTYVIEDIKGQYLLTTDGIHDYIDEIDLIETLKSANKLNDKVKILIDRALENLSTDNLTGIVFEITD
- the rlmN gene encoding 23S rRNA (adenine(2503)-C(2))-methyltransferase RlmN; its protein translation is MTSIFGYPKEELQLDLVAHGFKKYLAEQIFDWIYVKNIYSFDEMTNISKTDRNKLQEYYTIEPLKIVVQQQSKDWTVKFLFQLADGYKIETVLMPQSYGNSVCVTTQVGCNMACTFCASGLLKKTRNLSTAEIVQQVMMVNRYLATTNERVSHIVVMGIGEPFDNFDNTLKFVNIINDPKGYQIGARHITISTCGLVPKIKQFAELKTQVNLAISLHAPNNTIRNQLMPINKAYPVEKLMDAVRYYIELTNRRVTFEYILIENVNDSRETALELAKLIRGLNAYVNLIPYNTVAENGHQRSTKINKFFETLQQQKINCIVRREFGHDIDAACGQLRAKNEGVIRK